One Falsihalocynthiibacter arcticus DNA segment encodes these proteins:
- the groL gene encoding chaperonin GroEL (60 kDa chaperone family; promotes refolding of misfolded polypeptides especially under stressful conditions; forms two stacked rings of heptamers to form a barrel-shaped 14mer; ends can be capped by GroES; misfolded proteins enter the barrel where they are refolded when GroES binds) yields the protein MAKEVRFNTDARNRMLAGVNILADAVKVTLGPKGRNVVIEKSFGAPRITKDGVTVAKEIELEDKFENMGAQMVKEVASRTNDEAGDGTTTATVLAQAIVKEGLKSVAAGMNPMDLKRGIDLAVAKVVAAIKASSRPVADSDEVAQVGTISANGEAEIGRQIADAMQKVGNEGVITVEENKGLETETDVVEGMQFDRGFLSPYFVTNPDKMLAQLDDCLILLHEKKLSSLQPMVPLLETVIQSGKPLLIIAEDVEGEALATLVVNKLRGGLKIAAVKAPGFGDRRKAMLQDIAVLTGGQVISEDLGMKLESVTIDMLGSAKNITITKDETTIVDGAGVKAEIEARVSQIRTQIEETTSDYDREKLQERVAKLAGGVAVIRVGGMTETEVKERKDRVDDALNATRAAVQEGVIVGGGVALIQAAKSLIGMTAANADQEAGIAIVMRALEAPLRQIAENAGVDGAVVAGKIRESNDPTFGFNAQTEEYGDMFKFGVIDPAKVTRTALEDAASIAGLLITTECMIADKPAPAGAGGGGMPDMGGMGGMM from the coding sequence ATGGCTAAAGAAGTCCGTTTTAACACAGACGCCCGCAATCGTATGCTTGCTGGTGTGAATATTTTGGCCGATGCGGTTAAAGTAACTTTGGGCCCTAAAGGCCGCAACGTTGTGATTGAAAAATCCTTCGGCGCACCCCGTATCACCAAAGACGGTGTTACAGTTGCCAAAGAGATCGAACTTGAAGACAAGTTTGAGAACATGGGCGCACAAATGGTTAAGGAAGTTGCTTCCCGTACCAATGACGAAGCTGGCGACGGTACAACAACCGCAACAGTTTTGGCTCAAGCCATCGTTAAAGAAGGCCTGAAATCAGTTGCTGCTGGCATGAACCCAATGGACCTGAAGCGCGGTATCGACTTGGCTGTTGCCAAAGTTGTTGCAGCGATCAAAGCGTCTTCCCGTCCGGTTGCAGACAGCGACGAAGTTGCGCAAGTTGGTACAATTTCCGCCAACGGCGAAGCTGAAATCGGTCGTCAAATCGCAGACGCGATGCAAAAAGTTGGCAACGAAGGCGTTATCACTGTTGAAGAGAACAAAGGTCTGGAAACAGAAACCGATGTTGTTGAAGGCATGCAGTTTGACCGCGGCTTCCTCTCCCCTTACTTCGTGACGAACCCTGACAAGATGCTCGCTCAACTTGACGACTGTCTTATCTTGCTTCACGAGAAAAAGCTTTCTTCGCTTCAGCCGATGGTTCCATTGCTTGAAACAGTGATCCAATCCGGCAAACCGCTTCTGATTATCGCAGAAGATGTTGAAGGCGAAGCGCTTGCAACTCTCGTTGTGAACAAACTTCGTGGCGGCTTGAAAATTGCGGCTGTTAAAGCTCCTGGTTTCGGCGATCGTCGTAAAGCCATGTTGCAAGACATCGCGGTTCTTACGGGTGGTCAAGTGATCTCCGAAGACCTCGGCATGAAGCTTGAGTCTGTCACAATCGACATGCTTGGTTCTGCGAAAAACATCACCATCACCAAAGACGAAACAACAATCGTTGACGGCGCTGGCGTAAAAGCAGAAATCGAAGCACGCGTTTCCCAAATCCGTACACAGATCGAAGAAACAACTTCCGATTATGACCGTGAAAAACTTCAAGAACGCGTAGCCAAATTGGCTGGTGGTGTTGCTGTTATCCGCGTTGGCGGCATGACAGAAACTGAAGTTAAAGAGCGCAAAGATCGCGTTGACGATGCATTGAACGCAACACGTGCTGCGGTTCAAGAAGGCGTTATCGTTGGTGGTGGTGTTGCTCTCATTCAAGCAGCTAAGTCTCTTATCGGCATGACAGCAGCGAACGCTGACCAAGAAGCGGGCATTGCTATTGTTATGCGTGCTCTTGAAGCGCCACTGCGTCAAATCGCAGAAAACGCTGGTGTTGACGGTGCTGTTGTTGCGGGCAAAATCCGCGAAAGCAACGACCCAACTTTCGGCTTTAACGCTCAAACAGAAGAATATGGCGACATGTTCAAATTTGGTGTTATCGATCCTGCGAAAGTTACACGCACAGCGCTCGAAGATGCGGCCTCTATTGCTGGTCTCTTGATCACAACAGAATGCATGATCGCTGATAAACCTGCTCCAGCTGGTGCTGGCGGCGGCGGCATGCCCGACATGGGCGGCATGGGCGGCATGATGTAA
- a CDS encoding co-chaperone GroES, whose amino-acid sequence MAFTPLHDRVLVRRVESDEKTAGGLFIPESAKEKPAEAEVIAVGEGARKDSGELIPMSVKAGDKVLFGKWSGTEVTVDGEELLIMKESDILGLLG is encoded by the coding sequence ATGGCATTTACACCGTTACATGACCGTGTACTCGTTCGTCGCGTTGAAAGCGACGAAAAGACTGCTGGCGGCCTATTTATCCCCGAAAGCGCAAAAGAAAAACCGGCTGAAGCTGAAGTTATTGCAGTGGGCGAAGGCGCACGCAAAGACAGCGGCGAGCTTATCCCAATGTCCGTAAAAGCAGGCGACAAAGTCCTGTTTGGCAAATGGTCCGGCACCGAAGTCACCGTTGACGGCGAAGAGCTGCTCATCATGAAAGAAAGCGATATCCTCGGCCTTCTCGGCTAA
- a CDS encoding TraB/GumN family protein, translated as MRRFIYFIALFFGASLPAHATCEGQDLIQTMPSEERAAFDAVVNAQPFPSGNFWRAQKGDQEVFLFGTFHMGDPRHDATMLKIAPYLDSADLVLLEATRNDVKKLKTYMAQKPEILFIQDGPTLPDQLPEDLWQQFSKEMGVRGIPSFMASKFRPGYATMMLGIPPCAMDFVSGDAPAGLDTLIQNYARDNGVATKGLEPFDTAIGIFNLLEEGDPMEALRIGIAMTTDATNSFITLREGYFRGDHGAIWEFSRRTALSTPGLDPDLLKQDFAKLERVTLVDRNVAWMSVILEEAKDKRLFIAVGAAHLTGETGILNLLANEGYTLFPID; from the coding sequence ATGCGGCGTTTTATCTATTTTATTGCACTTTTCTTCGGCGCTTCTTTGCCTGCACACGCCACCTGTGAGGGGCAAGACCTCATTCAGACGATGCCGTCGGAAGAACGCGCGGCATTTGACGCCGTCGTTAATGCGCAGCCATTTCCCAGCGGGAATTTCTGGCGCGCACAAAAAGGCGACCAGGAGGTTTTCCTATTTGGCACATTCCATATGGGCGATCCGCGTCACGATGCAACCATGCTCAAAATCGCGCCCTATCTGGATTCTGCCGACCTCGTGTTGCTCGAAGCCACGCGGAACGACGTGAAGAAACTTAAAACCTACATGGCCCAAAAACCGGAAATCTTGTTCATTCAAGACGGACCAACCCTTCCCGACCAACTTCCCGAAGACCTTTGGCAACAGTTTTCCAAGGAAATGGGAGTGAGGGGAATTCCGTCGTTCATGGCCAGCAAGTTTCGGCCGGGCTATGCCACGATGATGCTTGGCATCCCGCCTTGTGCGATGGATTTTGTCTCTGGAGACGCGCCTGCGGGCTTGGATACCCTCATTCAGAATTATGCGCGTGATAATGGCGTTGCGACCAAAGGCCTTGAGCCTTTTGACACAGCGATTGGCATTTTCAACCTCCTAGAAGAGGGTGACCCGATGGAAGCTTTGCGCATTGGGATCGCCATGACAACCGACGCCACGAACAGTTTTATTACCCTGCGCGAAGGCTATTTTCGCGGTGACCACGGTGCGATTTGGGAATTTAGCCGACGCACAGCCCTCTCAACACCTGGGCTTGATCCAGACTTGCTAAAACAGGATTTCGCCAAACTAGAGCGCGTCACCCTTGTTGATCGCAACGTCGCTTGGATGTCCGTTATTTTGGAGGAAGCAAAGGATAAACGGCTTTTCATCGCTGTCGGGGCGGCCCATTTAACGGGAGAGACAGGCATTTTGAATCTGCTGGCAAATGAGGGGTACACCCTGTTTCCGATCGACTAG
- a CDS encoding DUF2161 domain-containing phosphodiesterase: MGLSRIGGADNVTVFTHVALGRAPWNLKLGNTLAKPNVKPRETDLYPPVKAYLEAQGYEVKAEIGAVDVVAVRGDEAPVLVELKLGFTLTLLHQGVARQAISDDVYLAVPRGKGKPFLTALKGHLSLCRRLGLGLITVRLKDEFVEVHLDPAPFTPRKSKPRQTRLLREFARRVGDPNAGGQTRVGLVTAYRQDATKIALFLAKNGPSKGAVVAKATGVEVATRMMADDHYGWFERVGLGVYSLTPKGEQAHA; the protein is encoded by the coding sequence ATGGGCTTGTCACGCATTGGTGGCGCGGATAACGTCACAGTTTTTACGCACGTGGCTTTAGGTCGCGCTCCTTGGAACCTGAAACTGGGAAACACTTTGGCCAAACCGAATGTAAAACCACGCGAAACAGATTTGTATCCGCCAGTGAAAGCCTATCTAGAGGCGCAGGGCTACGAGGTGAAGGCGGAAATCGGGGCGGTTGATGTTGTCGCGGTGCGCGGGGACGAGGCGCCGGTTCTGGTTGAGTTGAAGCTTGGGTTTACGCTCACGCTTTTGCACCAAGGTGTGGCGCGGCAAGCCATAAGTGATGATGTTTATCTGGCGGTGCCGCGCGGCAAGGGGAAACCTTTTTTGACGGCCCTCAAGGGGCATTTAAGTCTGTGTCGACGTTTGGGGTTGGGGCTTATTACTGTGCGTTTGAAGGATGAGTTCGTCGAAGTCCATTTGGACCCCGCGCCCTTTACACCCAGAAAATCCAAACCGCGCCAAACGCGATTGTTGCGGGAGTTTGCGCGGCGGGTTGGTGACCCCAATGCGGGCGGGCAAACGCGGGTTGGTCTTGTGACGGCTTATCGGCAAGACGCCACCAAAATCGCCTTATTTTTGGCCAAGAATGGCCCGTCAAAAGGCGCGGTGGTGGCCAAGGCGACGGGTGTTGAGGTAGCGACGCGGATGATGGCGGATGATCACTATGGCTGGTTTGAGCGCGTCGGATTGGGGGTCTATTCGCTGACTCCCAAAGGGGAGCAGGCACACGCCTAG
- a CDS encoding manganese-dependent inorganic pyrophosphatase, protein MTTLVFGHKAPDTDSAGSALIWAWYLNDVKSTAAKAVLLGTPNTEAAFALQRWGFETPEIIADVADGAPVVIVDTNNPAELPANINNADIKAIIDHHKLVGGLETSGPISITIRPLACTATIMHNLMGDNAANMTAPIKGLVLSCILSDTLEFRSPTTTDQDRALAEKLAGELDLDIPTYAAEMFAAKSDISRFSDADLLRMDSKEFTVDNVKFRVSVLETTAPAIVLDRKASLLASCATVAAEDNVDHVLLFVVDILAEEATLLIQNDTVKAVAEKSFGVPVSGDSVVLPGIMSRKKQIIPNLKV, encoded by the coding sequence ATGACAACACTCGTTTTCGGCCACAAAGCCCCCGACACCGATAGCGCCGGTTCCGCCCTCATTTGGGCTTGGTACTTGAATGACGTGAAATCAACGGCGGCCAAGGCCGTTTTGCTCGGAACTCCCAACACCGAAGCCGCTTTCGCTCTGCAACGCTGGGGCTTTGAAACTCCTGAAATCATTGCGGATGTTGCCGATGGCGCGCCCGTTGTGATCGTCGATACCAACAACCCAGCCGAACTTCCTGCAAATATTAACAACGCGGATATCAAAGCCATCATCGACCACCACAAATTGGTGGGTGGCCTTGAAACAAGCGGCCCAATCTCGATCACAATCCGCCCCCTCGCCTGTACGGCCACAATCATGCACAATCTGATGGGCGACAACGCGGCGAATATGACAGCCCCGATTAAGGGCCTCGTGCTGTCGTGCATCCTTTCGGATACGCTTGAATTCCGCTCCCCGACCACAACCGACCAAGATCGCGCCCTTGCGGAAAAATTGGCTGGTGAACTGGACCTCGACATTCCGACGTATGCCGCCGAAATGTTCGCAGCGAAATCCGATATCTCACGCTTCTCTGACGCCGACCTTCTGCGTATGGACAGCAAGGAATTCACTGTGGACAACGTAAAATTCCGCGTGTCCGTCCTTGAGACCACCGCTCCGGCAATCGTACTCGACCGCAAGGCGAGCCTTTTGGCTTCGTGTGCGACCGTCGCCGCCGAGGATAATGTTGACCACGTTCTCTTGTTCGTTGTCGACATTCTCGCCGAAGAAGCCACCCTGCTTATCCAAAACGACACCGTCAAAGCGGTCGCAGAAAAAAGCTTCGGTGTGCCCGTTTCTGGCGACAGCGTGGTCCTTCCCGGTATCATGAGCCGCAAAAAGCAGATAATCCCAAACCTTAAAGTTTAA
- a CDS encoding TIGR01459 family HAD-type hydrolase, with product MSRIVSSLAEISDTYDALFVDLWGCVHDGIAAIPDAVAALQAYRKRGGKVILVTNSPRPRASVEIQLDGFGVPRDAWDAIATSGDSARSAMFRGAVGEKVYFMGTEDEKAAFFRPIAVVKDAREITAVPLAEAEGIVCCGPKDSLADPAVNRPTFLAAKTRGLKLLCANPDIVVDRGERREWCAGALAALYTEMGGDSMYFGKPHPPIYDLARRRLAEIDSGIPDDRILAIGDGIHTDIQGAVGEDIDSLFITGGLAAAETGTTDQPNPKRLKTYLDVSGFQPTYSIGFLR from the coding sequence ATGTCGCGCATTGTCTCTTCTCTCGCTGAAATTTCCGACACATACGACGCGCTTTTTGTCGACCTTTGGGGATGTGTTCATGATGGAATCGCGGCGATTCCAGACGCTGTGGCCGCCCTGCAAGCGTACCGCAAACGTGGCGGAAAAGTCATTTTGGTCACCAACTCGCCCCGCCCCCGCGCTTCAGTTGAGATTCAACTCGATGGCTTTGGCGTGCCCCGCGACGCATGGGACGCAATCGCGACCTCGGGCGATTCTGCGCGCTCGGCGATGTTTCGCGGCGCTGTTGGAGAAAAAGTCTATTTCATGGGAACTGAAGACGAAAAGGCTGCCTTCTTTCGCCCTATCGCCGTCGTCAAGGACGCACGCGAAATCACAGCGGTTCCCCTAGCGGAGGCGGAAGGAATTGTGTGCTGCGGCCCCAAAGATTCCCTCGCCGACCCTGCCGTAAACCGCCCCACATTTCTTGCCGCCAAAACACGCGGCTTAAAACTTCTGTGCGCCAACCCTGATATTGTCGTCGACCGCGGGGAGCGCCGTGAATGGTGCGCAGGTGCGCTCGCCGCGCTCTATACCGAAATGGGGGGTGACAGTATGTATTTCGGTAAACCACATCCACCAATCTATGATCTAGCCCGCCGCCGACTCGCGGAAATCGACAGCGGCATTCCGGATGACCGTATTTTGGCCATTGGCGACGGCATTCACACCGATATCCAAGGCGCCGTGGGGGAAGACATAGATTCTTTGTTCATCACTGGCGGCCTCGCAGCTGCAGAAACTGGGACAACAGATCAGCCCAACCCCAAGCGTTTAAAGACATATCTTGATGTTTCTGGCTTTCAGCCAACATATTCCATCGGGTTCCTGCGTTAA
- a CDS encoding MaoC family dehydratase: protein MLDNFYRGTVCIEDLEVGMSRHVEKAITDRDIELFAEVSTDRNPVHLDDAYAQDTIFEGRIAHGMLTAGLVSAVIGEQLPGHGTIYLSQSLKFLAPVRPNDIVRAEVTIAQIDYSKRRVTLDCLCLIDGKPVLKGEAIVLAPSKKLD from the coding sequence ATGTTGGACAACTTTTACCGAGGCACCGTCTGTATCGAGGACTTGGAAGTCGGCATGTCGCGGCATGTTGAGAAGGCCATCACAGATCGGGACATCGAGCTTTTTGCCGAAGTGTCGACTGACCGTAACCCTGTCCATCTCGACGATGCCTATGCGCAGGACACCATTTTTGAGGGTCGCATTGCGCACGGCATGCTGACAGCGGGTTTAGTATCTGCGGTGATCGGCGAACAACTCCCTGGCCATGGGACAATTTACCTAAGCCAAAGCCTCAAGTTTCTTGCCCCAGTGCGCCCAAACGACATCGTCCGCGCAGAAGTTACCATCGCGCAGATCGACTACTCCAAAAGACGTGTGACGCTTGATTGTCTATGCCTTATCGACGGAAAACCCGTGCTGAAAGGCGAGGCAATAGTCCTCGCACCCTCCAAAAAACTCGACTGA
- a CDS encoding porin, with amino-acid sequence MISQPKTPLFSATVLFALVLAGTAIAQDTTMDTGGAFDFYGQVSQGYLGYDDGEISQSYFPVDNDNSGSRIGVRYQNTLGSGWGIDGRFEVGITPNSTSSVNLNTPVGSGYTIDKTNIRHLEVEFENDLVGNFAFGQGSMATDGITGIDFSNTTVVAGVSVKDSAASQLLRSVDGTLSGEIIADYYKNLDGRRLFRVRYDTPDFNGFMFSVAHGQDVLHDDDDNVYSDLAGRYEGETDTYRFMAGVGVSWIGETFENLAGSASVLHKSSGLNLTVASGTTKDIGDYNYVKAGVLRDFFDAGTTAFSLDYYLGADIPADGSSSKSVGLAVVQSFDRQNLQLYATYRRYDTQGVAVSYLDSEAFLAGFRYSF; translated from the coding sequence ATGATTTCACAGCCGAAAACTCCACTATTTTCCGCAACTGTACTGTTTGCACTGGTTCTCGCAGGGACGGCAATTGCCCAAGATACCACGATGGACACGGGAGGTGCGTTTGATTTTTACGGCCAAGTAAGTCAAGGATATCTGGGGTATGATGACGGCGAGATTTCACAAAGTTACTTCCCCGTTGACAACGACAACTCTGGTTCCCGTATTGGAGTGAGATATCAAAACACCCTTGGGTCAGGGTGGGGCATTGATGGTCGTTTTGAAGTGGGGATTACTCCAAACTCCACATCGTCTGTTAATTTGAACACGCCGGTGGGGAGTGGGTATACAATCGACAAAACAAATATCCGCCACTTGGAGGTGGAATTTGAAAACGACCTTGTGGGCAACTTTGCGTTTGGTCAAGGATCAATGGCGACAGATGGCATCACGGGAATCGATTTCTCCAACACAACAGTGGTCGCTGGTGTTTCGGTCAAAGATTCTGCGGCGAGCCAGTTGTTACGGAGCGTAGACGGCACCCTCAGCGGGGAAATAATTGCGGATTACTACAAAAATCTGGACGGCAGACGTTTGTTCCGCGTGCGCTACGATACGCCGGATTTCAATGGATTTATGTTCTCGGTGGCGCATGGCCAAGATGTCCTTCACGACGATGATGACAATGTCTATTCCGATTTGGCGGGGCGCTATGAAGGGGAGACGGACACTTATCGCTTTATGGCGGGTGTCGGGGTGAGTTGGATTGGCGAGACCTTCGAAAACCTCGCGGGGTCTGCATCCGTCTTACACAAATCCTCCGGCCTCAATCTTACGGTGGCAAGCGGCACAACGAAGGACATTGGCGACTACAATTACGTCAAGGCAGGTGTTTTGCGTGATTTTTTTGACGCGGGCACGACGGCCTTCTCGCTTGATTACTACTTGGGCGCGGATATCCCTGCGGATGGATCATCAAGCAAGTCCGTGGGTTTGGCTGTTGTCCAAAGCTTTGACAGGCAAAATTTGCAACTCTACGCCACGTACCGTCGCTACGACACCCAAGGGGTGGCCGTGTCCTATCTAGATAGTGAAGCTTTCTTGGCTGGTTTTCGGTACAGTTTCTAG
- a CDS encoding bifunctional riboflavin kinase/FAD synthetase, whose protein sequence is MHVFRDHTFIDPKYRGASIAIGNFDGVHRGHQKVIDIARAAAPSAPLGILTFEPHPRQYFAPKGESFRLMNATARAHRLEKLGVERLYELNFNASLSTFSARAFAQEILSEGIGARHVTVGEDFRFGKGRTGNATDLIAFGKEFGFGVTIVELVADGDDEVSSSAIRAALSAGHPEVAARMLGHYHRIEGQVIRGDQRGRELGYPTANMSISGLHPPKFGVYVVRVDILTGPYAGTYSGAASMGVRPMFGENLPNLESYLFDFKGDIYGENISVALIQYLRPEEKFDGLEALIAQMDADCVKARQILAAL, encoded by the coding sequence ATGCATGTTTTCCGCGATCATACCTTCATTGACCCCAAGTACCGAGGCGCGAGCATTGCGATTGGAAACTTTGATGGCGTGCATCGCGGCCACCAAAAAGTTATCGATATTGCACGTGCTGCAGCCCCCTCGGCCCCCCTTGGAATTCTCACGTTCGAACCCCACCCGCGCCAATACTTCGCCCCCAAAGGCGAGTCTTTTCGCCTGATGAATGCGACCGCCCGCGCCCACCGCTTGGAAAAGCTGGGTGTTGAAAGGCTGTACGAGTTAAACTTTAACGCCTCCCTTTCCACCTTTTCGGCGCGCGCCTTCGCGCAAGAAATCCTGTCCGAAGGCATTGGCGCCCGTCATGTCACCGTCGGCGAGGATTTTCGTTTTGGAAAAGGGCGCACAGGGAACGCCACCGATTTGATCGCGTTTGGAAAAGAATTTGGCTTTGGCGTCACGATCGTAGAACTGGTTGCGGACGGGGACGATGAAGTTTCCTCCTCCGCAATTCGTGCAGCGCTATCCGCTGGACACCCCGAGGTTGCCGCCCGCATGCTGGGCCATTATCATCGTATCGAGGGGCAAGTCATTCGTGGCGATCAACGTGGCCGCGAGCTGGGGTATCCCACTGCTAATATGTCAATCTCCGGCCTGCATCCTCCAAAATTCGGCGTCTATGTTGTACGGGTGGATATTCTCACTGGTCCGTATGCGGGAACATATAGTGGCGCGGCCTCTATGGGGGTGCGCCCAATGTTTGGTGAAAACCTTCCCAACTTGGAAAGCTACCTCTTTGATTTCAAGGGGGATATCTATGGGGAAAATATTTCCGTCGCGCTAATTCAATACTTGCGCCCTGAGGAAAAGTTTGACGGGCTTGAAGCCCTCATCGCGCAAATGGACGCGGACTGTGTTAAAGCGCGGCAAATACTCGCCGCGCTTTAA
- a CDS encoding ribose-phosphate pyrophosphokinase, with protein MSTKSAPKLISGNANRPLATAIARRMSLHRGVSVGLVDARVERFNDQEIFVEVYENVRGEDMFIIQSTSNPANDNLMELLIIADALRRSSAARITAVIPYFGYARQDRRTKARTPISAKLVANLITQAGIERVLTLDLHATQIQGFFDIPVDNLYASPVFALDIEHEFKGRMDELMVVSPDVGGVARARELAKRINAPLSIVDKRREKAGEIAEMKVIGDVTGKTCIIVDDMVDTAGTLCKAAEVLMESGAKEVHSYITHGVMSGPAVERVANSVMKSLVITDSIQPTKPVVDATNIRIVPTAPMFAQAIQNTWNGTSVSSLFDADTLGPIYEGTYTT; from the coding sequence ATGTCCACCAAATCTGCTCCCAAACTTATCTCCGGAAACGCGAACCGTCCGCTCGCAACCGCCATTGCACGCCGTATGTCGCTGCATCGTGGTGTGAGCGTCGGCCTTGTTGACGCGCGCGTTGAACGCTTTAACGACCAAGAGATTTTCGTCGAAGTTTATGAAAATGTTCGTGGCGAGGATATGTTTATCATCCAGTCCACGTCAAATCCGGCGAACGACAATCTGATGGAATTGTTGATTATCGCAGATGCACTGCGGCGCTCGTCCGCAGCGCGGATCACGGCCGTCATTCCCTATTTTGGCTACGCGCGTCAAGACCGCCGCACCAAGGCGCGCACCCCTATTTCGGCGAAACTTGTTGCAAACCTCATTACCCAAGCTGGGATCGAGCGTGTTCTCACGCTGGACCTTCACGCCACTCAAATCCAAGGGTTTTTCGATATTCCCGTGGACAACCTCTATGCCTCACCCGTGTTTGCGCTTGATATAGAACATGAATTCAAGGGCCGCATGGATGAATTGATGGTCGTGTCCCCGGATGTGGGCGGGGTTGCGCGCGCGCGCGAATTGGCCAAACGGATCAATGCGCCGCTTTCCATCGTTGATAAGCGTCGCGAAAAAGCTGGCGAAATCGCGGAAATGAAAGTGATCGGGGATGTGACGGGCAAAACCTGTATCATCGTGGACGACATGGTGGATACCGCAGGAACCCTTTGCAAGGCCGCAGAAGTCCTGATGGAAAGCGGGGCCAAGGAAGTTCATTCCTACATCACACACGGCGTCATGTCTGGGCCCGCCGTTGAGCGGGTTGCTAATTCGGTGATGAAATCTTTGGTGATTACCGATTCCATTCAGCCTACGAAGCCTGTTGTCGATGCGACAAACATTCGGATTGTTCCGACCGCTCCGATGTTCGCCCAAGCAATTCAGAACACATGGAATGGCACTTCGGTTTCGTCTTTGTTTGACGCTGACACGCTCGGGCCAATTTACGAAGGCACCTACACTACCTGA